A portion of the Mytilus galloprovincialis chromosome 12, xbMytGall1.hap1.1, whole genome shotgun sequence genome contains these proteins:
- the LOC143053872 gene encoding uncharacterized protein LOC143053872 produces MASNKPIPCGPCQEGKVNNEANIWCNNCDEGLCSTCSSHHKRSRGTRNHKTIDIKSYKQSIPVIKTECDKHGQQLNLYCPSHLIPCCDKCISTSHSKCSGIKSLASVVEITKIEESTQSIERQIDSIKHFLEKLIEDKSINIRRGEQENKNIQKLIINIRKKINNHFINLEKKFCNEADAILNQEKSKATDFMTEIKGKQRKLQEMKDHLHTVISNDSKLQSFLGVHQIEQQVHQCQRYVEDLESDDRAKEFDVKMKQNDEIQVIQSKLESLENLGEIMVVKTDMDWNKDTSVRRKAQVESQEQSNINNMTMNIEKNIVINNKMLISDMICLMDGRFIVVERESEVNLLTSYGNLEKQVPISGKAISGTQINQNTIAITYPYEKAIKIFNMDSKTVTKVITLDKACYGLSFSNNSLVVGLSSAEIRIIDLEGNTLKSIQVQSESELCNLVYCNDRVIYSDYNGNAVYCVDGSGKQLWQYKQDLKGPEGLCTDTYGNIIVADSFSVSIKVISKDGQNRKVLISGKNGLKNPQCICFKHNESSGYICDRYGKYLVKFNLSSR; encoded by the coding sequence ATGGCGTCCAATAAACCTATACCATGTGGACCCTGCCAAGAAGGAAAGGTAAACAATGAAGCTAACATCTGGTGTAACAACTGTGATGAAGGATTATGCTCTACATGTTCCAGTCATCACAAACGATCCAGAGGAACACGTAATCATAAGACTATTGATATCAAAAGCTATAAACAATCCATTCCTGTTATTAAGACTGAATGTGACAAACATGGTCAACAACTCAACTTGTATTGCCCCAGTCATTTAATCCCTTGCTGTGATAAATGTATTTCCACTAGTCATTCAAAATGTTCTGGAATAAAAAGTTTAGCTAGTGTTGTGGAGATAACAAAAATTGAAGAGTCCACACAGTCCATAGAAAGACAAATTGACTCCATCAAACATTTTCTGGAAAAATTGATTGAAGACAAATCTATAAACATTAGAAGAGgtgaacaagaaaacaaaaacatccaAAAACTTATTATTAATATTCgcaagaaaataaataatcattttatCAATTTGGAGAAGAAGTTTTGCAATGAAGCAGATGCCATCTTGAATCAGGAAAAATCTAAAGCAACAGATTTCATGACTGAAATTAAGGGAAAACAGAGAAAATTACAGGAAATGAAAGACCACTTACACACAGTCATATCTAACGATTCAAAACTACAATCATTTTTAGGAGTACATCAGATTGAACAACAAGTACACCAGTGTCAACGATATGTTGAAGATCTTGAAAGTGATGACAGGGCAAAAGAATTTGAcgtcaaaatgaaacaaaatgatgaaatacaAGTAATTCAAAGTAAGTTAGAATCATTGGAAAATCTTGGAGAAATAATGGTTGTTAAAACTGATATGGACTGGAATAAAGATACAAGTGTGAGGAGGAAAGCACAAGTAGAATCACAAGAACAATCGAACATAAATAACATGACAATGAATATTGAGAAAAATATAGTGATCAACAATAAGATGTTGATTAGTGACATGATCTGTCTGATGGATGGAAGATTTATAGTAGTCGAAAGAGAAAGTGAAGTTAACCTACTTACTTCATATGGCAACCTTGAAAAACAGGTTCCTATATCTGGTAAGGCCATCAGTGGCACACAGATCAATCAGAACACTATTGCCATAACTTATCCTTATGAGAAAGCCATTAAGATCTTCAATATGGACAGTAAAACAGTTACAAAAGTTATCACATTAGACAAAGCATGCTATGGTTTATCATTCTCTAATAATTCTCTGGTTGTAGGTTTGAGCAGTGCTGAAATCCGTATTATAGACTTAGAAGGAAACACACTGAAATCAATACAAGTTCAGAGTGAATCAGAACTGTGCAACCTTGTTTACTGTAATGACAGAGTAATCTATAGTGACTATAATGGTAATGCCGTTTACTGTGTGGATGGATCAGGTAAACAGCTCTGGCAATATAAACAGGATTTAAAAGGACCAGAGGGACTTTGTACAGATACTTATGGTAACATTATTGTAGCAGACTCTTTCTCTGTTAGCATAAAAGTAATATCTAAAGATGGACAGAATAGAAAAGTATTAATAAGTGGAAAGAACGGACTAAAGAATCCTCagtgtatttgttttaaacataatgAGTCTTCAGGTTATATTTGTGATCGCTATGGCAAATACTTAGTAAAGTTTAATTTATCTTCGAGATAA